One window from the genome of Natronomonas pharaonis DSM 2160 encodes:
- the trpG gene encoding anthranilate synthase component II has product MTRVVFIDNFDSFTYNLVEYVSQHDGTETAVRRNTASLSEIEALDPDAIVISPGPGHPKNDRDVGVTMDVVSELSTEVPTLGVCLGLEAAVYAHGGTISRAPEPIHGKAFPVDHDGEGVYAGLEQGFRAGRYHSLVAESVPDCFAVTATTDHEGEELVMGVRHRAHPLECVQFHPESVLTGVGHDIIANFLDTVRGQ; this is encoded by the coding sequence ATGACGCGGGTCGTCTTCATCGACAACTTCGATTCGTTCACGTACAACCTCGTGGAGTACGTCAGCCAGCACGACGGCACCGAGACGGCCGTCCGGCGGAACACGGCGTCGCTTTCGGAGATCGAGGCGCTCGACCCCGACGCTATCGTCATTTCGCCGGGGCCCGGTCACCCGAAAAACGACCGCGACGTCGGTGTCACAATGGACGTGGTCAGCGAACTGAGCACCGAGGTCCCGACCCTCGGCGTCTGTCTCGGGCTGGAAGCGGCCGTCTACGCGCACGGTGGCACCATCAGCCGCGCGCCGGAACCGATTCACGGCAAGGCGTTCCCGGTCGACCACGACGGTGAAGGTGTCTACGCCGGGCTTGAGCAGGGTTTCCGGGCCGGACGGTATCACTCGCTCGTTGCCGAGTCAGTTCCGGACTGCTTTGCGGTGACAGCCACGACCGACCACGAGGGCGAAGAACTGGTGATGGGCGTCCGCCATCGAGCGCATCCGCTCGAATGCGTGCAGTTCCATCCCGAGTCCGTACTGACAGGCGTCGGTCACGACATTATTGCGAACTTCCTCGACACTGTTCGGGGACAGTAG